A genomic window from Lycium barbarum isolate Lr01 chromosome 4, ASM1917538v2, whole genome shotgun sequence includes:
- the LOC132637699 gene encoding uncharacterized protein LOC132637699, with protein sequence MKEGEIPSTSTSTAEGENSNANGNKVGQSNQVETRLNNADTTQVSTQGERQYEDGEHGNTDGDSSKKDSVEESYHGGTSTAEKELNTREKQQEDGEQGKTDGDSSKKDSVEEGTNTVKKGTSLRQVESPDKEEVQKQNVHPNHDEHVDIDDIGLDGVKEATEGSPLVIIHNPEQREGKMQENVQSIEPTVVDATSDKMKEQVYVEQDADPPYHSSSEKEMVISHTEHQQVTFCRKSSLVKELYDLISHNIDGLEVQEDVRDLHKEDKENNIKKNKENILKQADISPNSKSNNKGQKKGKKNAIDKKIPLSVVPKRNYTKSNVK encoded by the exons ATGAAGGAAGGTGAGATACCAAGTACAAGTACATCCACAGCTGAGGGGGAGAATTCTAATGCAAATGGCAACAAGGTTGGTCAAAGTAATCAGGTGGAGACTAGGCTGAATAATGCAGATACTACTCAAGTTTCCACACAAG GAGAAAGGCAATATGAAGATGGAGAACATGGTAATACTGATGGAGACTCTAGTAAAAAGGACAGTGtggaagaatcatatcatggtgGCACCAGTACAGCAGAAAAGGAATTGAATACACGAGAAAAGCAACAAGAAGATGGAGAACAAGGTAAAACTGATGGAGATTCTAGTAAAAAGGACAGTGTGGAAGAAGGCACCAATACAGTAAAAAAGGGAACAAGTTTGAGGCAAGTAGAGAGTCCAGACAAAGAGGAGGTGCAAAAACAAAATGTTCATCCAAATCATGATGAACATGTGGATATTGATGATATAGGATTAGATGGAGTAAAAGAGGCTACAGAGGGTTCTCCCTTAGTGATAATTCATAATCCTGAGCAAAGAGAAGGAAAAATGCAGGAAAATGTGCAATCAATAGAGCCAACAGTAGTGGATGCCACAAGTGACAAGATGAAGGAGCAGGTGTATGTGGAGCAAGATGCAGATCCACCATATCATTCTTCCTCAGAAAAGGAAATGGTGATTTCACATACTGAGCATCAACAGGTGACATTTTGTAGAAAGTCTTCCCTAGTCAAAGAACTATATGACCTGATCTCTCATAATATAGATGGCTTGGAAGTACAAGAGGATGTCAGAGATCTCCATAAAGAAGACAAGGAGAATAATATTaagaaaaataaggaaaacatTCTTAAGCAGGCTGATATATCTCCTAATAGCAAGTCTAACAATAAAGGTCAGAAGAAAGGCAAGAAGAATGCTATTGACAAGAAAATTCCACTCAGCGTGGTACCAAAGAGGAATTATACTAAATCTAATGTTAAATGA